Proteins encoded within one genomic window of Bradyrhizobium sp. AZCC 1719:
- a CDS encoding ribonuclease activity regulator RraA — protein sequence MTKLSDATRNKLKTVSTATVATALFKRGFRIQMIQDVHPLGPDQPVLVGEAFTLRYMPAREDLNKIDVFRDRSHPQRKAIEDCPPGAVLVMDSRKDARAASAGAILVTRLMQRGCAGVITDGGFRDSAEIAKLGFPAYHHRPSAPTNLTLHQAIEINVPIGCGDAPVFPGDVILGDADGVIVIPAHLVDEIADEAVEMTAFEDFVTEQVQNGRSILGLYPATDPQTLTDFAEWRKKNGR from the coding sequence ATGACAAAACTGAGCGACGCCACCCGCAACAAACTCAAAACCGTCTCCACGGCCACTGTCGCCACCGCGCTGTTCAAGCGCGGCTTCCGCATCCAGATGATCCAGGATGTGCACCCCTTAGGGCCCGATCAACCGGTGTTGGTCGGCGAAGCCTTTACCTTGCGCTACATGCCGGCGCGCGAGGACCTCAACAAGATCGACGTGTTCCGCGACCGCAGCCACCCGCAGCGCAAGGCGATCGAGGATTGCCCGCCGGGCGCGGTGCTGGTGATGGACAGCCGCAAGGACGCCCGCGCCGCGTCCGCCGGCGCCATCCTGGTGACGCGGCTGATGCAGCGCGGCTGCGCCGGCGTCATCACCGATGGCGGCTTTCGCGACTCCGCGGAGATCGCAAAGCTCGGTTTCCCCGCCTATCACCACCGCCCGAGCGCGCCGACCAATCTCACGCTGCATCAGGCGATCGAGATCAACGTCCCGATCGGCTGCGGCGACGCGCCGGTGTTTCCCGGCGACGTTATTCTTGGCGATGCCGACGGGGTGATCGTGATCCCTGCGCATCTGGTCGACGAAATCGCCGACGAGGCGGTCGAGATGACCGCGTTCGAGGATTTCGTCACCGAGCAGGTCCAGAACGGCCGCAGTATCCTCGGCCTATATCCAGCGACCGACCCGCAGACGCTGACCGATTTCGCGGAGTGGCGAAAGAAGAACGGGCGGTGA
- a CDS encoding ABC transporter permease: MGEAKILLRDAAELTAAVPAEVERKLTVLELLWNDGFVRKAVIIIFLAAAWETYGTILNNPLLFPTFHDTIVTMFDKVRDGTIPLRAWASLKVLFMGYAAGIALAAIFTILAISTRIGTDFLETITAMFNPLPAIALLPLALIWFGLGNGSLVFVLIHSVLWPVALNTHSGFKSVSNTLRMVGRNYGLRGLPYVFRILIPAAFASILTGLKIGWAFAWRTLIAAELVFGVSSGQGGLGWFIFENRNLLDIPAVFAGLLTVIVIGLIVENLIFRTIERNTVQKWGTQS, translated from the coding sequence ATGGGTGAGGCAAAAATCCTGCTGCGCGATGCCGCCGAACTGACGGCGGCGGTGCCGGCCGAGGTCGAGCGCAAGCTGACGGTGCTGGAGCTGTTGTGGAACGACGGTTTTGTGCGCAAGGCCGTGATCATCATCTTCCTCGCCGCGGCCTGGGAGACCTACGGCACTATCCTCAACAATCCGCTGCTGTTCCCGACCTTCCACGACACCATCGTCACCATGTTCGACAAGGTGCGCGACGGCACCATTCCCTTGCGCGCCTGGGCGTCGCTAAAGGTGCTGTTCATGGGCTATGCCGCCGGCATTGCGCTCGCCGCCATCTTTACCATCCTGGCGATCTCGACCCGGATCGGCACGGATTTCCTCGAAACCATCACGGCGATGTTCAATCCCTTGCCGGCAATCGCGCTGCTGCCGTTGGCGCTGATCTGGTTCGGGCTGGGCAACGGCAGTCTCGTCTTCGTGCTGATCCATTCGGTGCTGTGGCCGGTTGCGCTCAACACCCATTCCGGCTTCAAGAGCGTCTCGAACACGCTGCGCATGGTCGGCCGCAATTACGGCCTGCGCGGATTGCCCTACGTGTTCCGCATCCTGATCCCCGCGGCCTTCGCCTCGATCCTGACGGGCCTGAAGATCGGCTGGGCGTTTGCCTGGCGAACGCTGATCGCCGCCGAACTGGTGTTCGGCGTGTCGTCGGGGCAGGGCGGCCTCGGCTGGTTCATCTTCGAGAATCGTAACTTGCTGGATATCCCCGCCGTGTTCGCCGGCTTGTTGACCGTGATCGTCATTGGCCTGATCGTGGAGAACCTGATCTTCCGTACGATCGAGCGCAACACCGTCCAGAAATGGGGTACGCAGTCATGA
- a CDS encoding GntR family transcriptional regulator, protein MAASQIVSRRTVPRSADRLDRDRQAAPQVFERLRGMIISLELPPGSPLSRAALAGQFGVSSTPIRDALMRLEEEGLVDVFPQYATVVSRVDVRLAQQAHFLRQAVELEIVRMLAMRHDEAFAAELHATIVRQQQFAKAGDFEKFMAADNEFHAQLYAATDKQDIWSLVRSRSGHIDRLRRLHLPSPGKAQDILRHHKLIAKAIEAGQPAEAQKHLRTHLSGTLSELDQIRSRYPEYLSN, encoded by the coding sequence ATGGCTGCATCCCAGATCGTTTCCCGCCGGACCGTGCCGCGCTCCGCCGATCGGCTCGATCGCGATCGTCAGGCCGCGCCGCAGGTGTTCGAGCGCCTGCGCGGCATGATCATTTCGCTGGAGCTGCCGCCGGGATCGCCGCTATCGCGCGCTGCACTGGCCGGACAGTTCGGGGTGAGTTCGACACCGATCCGCGATGCGCTGATGCGGCTCGAGGAGGAAGGGCTGGTCGACGTCTTTCCGCAATATGCCACGGTAGTCAGCCGGGTTGACGTGCGGCTGGCGCAGCAGGCGCATTTCCTGCGGCAGGCGGTCGAGCTCGAAATTGTCCGCATGCTGGCAATGCGCCATGACGAAGCCTTCGCGGCCGAGCTCCATGCGACCATCGTCCGCCAACAGCAATTCGCGAAAGCCGGCGACTTCGAAAAGTTCATGGCCGCCGACAACGAGTTCCATGCCCAGCTCTACGCCGCCACCGACAAGCAGGACATCTGGTCGCTGGTGCGCAGCCGCAGCGGACATATCGACCGGCTGCGCCGGCTGCATCTGCCCTCCCCCGGCAAGGCGCAGGATATCCTGCGGCATCACAAGCTGATTGCAAAAGCGATCGAGGCCGGCCAACCTGCAGAGGCGCAGAAGCACCTGCGTACCCATTTGTCGGGAACACTGAGCGAACTCGACCAAATCCGCTCGCGCTATCCGGAATATCTCAGCAACTGA
- a CDS encoding ABC transporter substrate-binding protein, translated as MWSACAGAVAALAMVLPGSQAAAQQKTEISLSRQPGIFYMPSHIMEKHKLIEKHAASLGVPGVTTKWINLSGGGAQTDALLAGSVDILNTGTGNLLLLWDRTRGGVKGIVATSAQPMTLISRDPNIKSIKDFGPNDKIAVPTVKVSTQAIVLQIAASETFGADQWSKLDASTVQLGHPDAYVAMTNAQHEVRNHFAIPPFTFLEMKNVPGAHVVLSSPDVMGGPLSQAQFFTTTKFADANPKIVQAVRDATKEAQDLIRSDTKAAVEIYKEVTGDKTSVEDLLAWLKEPGMMEWNLQPQGTMKFATHLHKVGTLKTMPKAWTDYYLPVAHDLKGN; from the coding sequence ATGTGGAGCGCCTGCGCGGGCGCCGTCGCGGCCCTTGCCATGGTGCTGCCGGGCTCCCAGGCCGCGGCCCAGCAGAAGACGGAGATTTCGCTGTCGCGGCAGCCGGGCATTTTCTACATGCCCTCGCACATCATGGAAAAACACAAGCTGATCGAGAAGCACGCTGCCTCGCTCGGCGTGCCCGGCGTCACCACCAAGTGGATCAACCTAAGCGGCGGCGGCGCACAGACCGATGCGCTCTTGGCTGGCAGCGTCGACATACTCAACACCGGGACCGGCAATCTCTTATTGCTGTGGGATCGCACCCGTGGCGGCGTCAAGGGCATCGTCGCCACCTCGGCGCAGCCGATGACGCTGATCAGCCGCGATCCGAATATCAAGTCGATCAAGGATTTTGGCCCGAACGACAAGATCGCCGTGCCGACGGTGAAGGTCTCGACGCAGGCGATCGTGCTGCAGATCGCGGCAAGCGAAACCTTCGGCGCCGACCAGTGGTCGAAGCTCGATGCCAGCACGGTACAGCTCGGCCATCCCGACGCCTATGTGGCGATGACCAATGCCCAGCACGAGGTCCGCAATCATTTTGCGATCCCGCCGTTCACGTTCCTCGAAATGAAGAACGTGCCCGGCGCGCATGTGGTGTTGTCGTCGCCCGACGTGATGGGCGGGCCGCTCAGCCAGGCGCAGTTCTTCACGACGACCAAGTTCGCCGACGCCAATCCGAAGATCGTGCAAGCCGTGCGCGATGCCACCAAGGAAGCGCAGGATTTGATCCGCAGCGACACCAAGGCCGCGGTTGAGATCTACAAGGAAGTCACCGGCGACAAGACCAGCGTCGAGGACTTGCTGGCGTGGCTGAAGGAGCCCGGCATGATGGAATGGAACCTGCAGCCGCAGGGCACCATGAAGTTCGCCACCCATCTGCACAAGGTCGGCACGCTGAAGACCATGCCCAAGGCGTGGACCGATTATTACCTGCCGGTTGCGCACGACCTGAAGGGCAATTGA
- a CDS encoding ABC transporter ATP-binding protein has protein sequence MAALLDVSDVTLRYKTSSAVVTATERVSFTVDRSDRFVLLGPSGCGKSTLLKAVGGYMKPSEGKMRISGREISEPGADRMMIFQEFDQLLPWKTVLENVMFPLLMTRKLPRKEAETRARAYIEKVSLTRVVDAYPHTLSGGMKQRVAIARGMAMEPDILLMDEPFAALDALTRRTCQDELLQLWAETKFTVLFVTHSIAEAIKIGNRILLLSPHPGRVKAEVIDVDKVSGEDGSAARLEKQIHDLLFADHATAH, from the coding sequence ATGGCCGCGCTTCTCGACGTCAGTGACGTAACACTGCGCTACAAGACCTCGAGCGCGGTCGTGACCGCGACCGAGCGGGTCAGCTTCACGGTCGATCGTTCCGATCGCTTCGTGCTGCTCGGCCCCTCCGGTTGCGGCAAGTCGACGCTGTTGAAAGCCGTCGGCGGCTACATGAAGCCGAGCGAGGGCAAGATGCGGATCTCGGGTCGGGAAATATCCGAGCCCGGCGCCGACCGCATGATGATCTTCCAGGAGTTCGACCAGCTTCTGCCGTGGAAGACCGTGCTCGAAAACGTGATGTTTCCGCTGCTGATGACGCGGAAACTGCCGCGCAAGGAAGCGGAGACGCGCGCGCGGGCCTATATCGAAAAAGTCAGCCTCACCCGCGTCGTCGATGCCTATCCGCACACGCTGTCCGGCGGCATGAAGCAGCGCGTCGCGATCGCGCGCGGCATGGCGATGGAGCCGGACATTTTGCTGATGGACGAGCCGTTCGCAGCGCTTGATGCGCTGACGCGGCGCACCTGCCAGGACGAACTGCTGCAGCTCTGGGCGGAGACCAAGTTCACCGTGCTGTTCGTGACGCATTCGATCGCGGAGGCGATCAAGATCGGCAATCGCATCCTGCTGCTGTCGCCGCATCCCGGCCGGGTCAAGGCCGAGGTGATCGACGTCGACAAGGTTTCCGGCGAGGACGGCAGCGCGGCGCGATTGGAAAAGCAGATCCATGATCTCTTGTTCGCCGATCATGCAACGGCACATTGA
- a CDS encoding S9 family peptidase, whose translation MTQDAAKKPVQTAPIAPRRPHTFTTHGITVQDDYAWLKDPKWQDVLRDPSILDPDIRKYLEAENDYTESLLGHTAVLQKKLVAEMRGRIKEDDSSVPSPDGPFAYLRKFREGGQHEMFGRTQRDGGAVRIVLDGDALAKDHEYFKFGGARHSPDHRLHAWSADTKGSEYFSIRVRDWETGLDRDDLVEETDGGIVWSKDCQSFFYVKLDDNHRPMQVWRHRMGTKQADDTLVYEEKDSGWFTHLHESSSGRFCVIAGGDHETSEQRLIDLANPEAPPRLVAAREEGVQYSIADRGDVLFILTNADDAIDFKVVTAPLASPERANWRDLIPHRAGIYVLDVELYAGHMVRLERANALPAIIIRDLGNNEEHAIAFDEAAYSLDTMGSYEFETTNLRFSYSSMTTPSEVYDYDMAKRTRVLRKRQEIPSGHDPADYVTTRIMATSHDGALVPVSILHRKDLVRDGRAPLLLYGYGSYGMAMPASFSTNRLSLVDRGFVYAIAHIRGGADKGWGWYLDGKREKKTNSFDDFAAAGRALIEAKYTSAKRLVGHGGSAGGMLMGASANRAGELFAGIVAEVPFVDVLNTMLDDTLPLTPPEWPEWGNPIESEKDFRTILSYSPYDNIAAKEYPAVLAMGGLTDPRVTYWEPAKWIARLRATMTGGGPVLLRTNMGAGHGGASGRFNRLDEVAIAYAFALWAVGLAEKGEV comes from the coding sequence GTGACACAAGACGCCGCCAAGAAGCCCGTTCAGACCGCCCCCATCGCCCCGCGCCGACCGCATACTTTCACCACGCACGGCATCACCGTGCAGGACGACTATGCCTGGCTGAAGGACCCGAAATGGCAGGACGTGCTGCGCGACCCCTCGATCCTCGACCCGGACATCCGCAAATATCTGGAAGCCGAGAACGATTACACCGAGAGCCTGCTCGGCCACACCGCCGTCCTGCAGAAGAAGCTGGTCGCGGAAATGCGCGGACGGATCAAGGAGGACGATTCCAGCGTGCCGTCGCCGGACGGCCCGTTCGCCTATTTGCGAAAATTCCGCGAGGGCGGGCAGCATGAAATGTTCGGCCGCACGCAGCGTGATGGCGGCGCGGTAAGAATCGTGCTCGACGGCGACGCCCTCGCCAAGGACCATGAGTATTTCAAGTTCGGCGGCGCGCGGCATTCGCCTGACCATAGACTGCACGCGTGGAGCGCCGATACCAAGGGCTCGGAATACTTCTCGATCCGCGTGCGCGACTGGGAGACCGGGCTCGACCGCGACGATCTTGTCGAGGAGACCGACGGCGGCATCGTCTGGAGCAAGGATTGCCAAAGCTTCTTCTATGTCAAACTCGACGACAACCATCGTCCGATGCAGGTGTGGCGGCACCGGATGGGCACCAAGCAGGCCGACGATACGCTGGTCTATGAAGAAAAGGATTCCGGCTGGTTCACCCATCTGCACGAGAGCTCTTCGGGGCGCTTCTGCGTGATCGCCGGCGGCGATCATGAGACCTCGGAACAGCGACTGATCGATCTTGCCAATCCCGAAGCGCCGCCGCGGCTGGTGGCGGCTCGCGAGGAAGGCGTGCAGTATTCGATCGCCGACCGCGGCGATGTATTGTTCATTCTCACCAATGCGGATGACGCGATCGACTTCAAGGTCGTCACAGCGCCGCTCGCCTCGCCCGAGCGCGCCAACTGGCGCGATTTGATTCCGCATCGCGCCGGCATCTATGTGCTCGATGTCGAACTCTATGCCGGCCATATGGTGCGGCTGGAGCGCGCCAATGCGCTGCCCGCGATCATTATCCGCGATCTCGGCAACAACGAGGAACATGCCATCGCCTTCGACGAGGCGGCGTATTCGCTCGACACCATGGGCAGCTACGAATTCGAAACCACCAATCTGCGGTTTTCCTATTCGTCAATGACGACGCCGTCGGAAGTCTATGACTACGACATGGCCAAGCGAACGCGCGTCCTGCGCAAGCGGCAGGAGATTCCGTCAGGCCATGACCCGGCCGACTATGTCACCACGCGGATCATGGCGACGTCGCATGACGGTGCGTTAGTGCCGGTCTCGATCCTGCACCGCAAGGACCTCGTGCGCGACGGTCGCGCGCCGCTCTTGCTCTACGGCTACGGCTCCTACGGCATGGCAATGCCGGCCTCGTTCTCAACCAACCGGCTGTCGCTGGTCGATCGCGGCTTTGTCTATGCGATCGCGCATATCCGCGGCGGCGCGGACAAAGGCTGGGGCTGGTATCTCGACGGCAAGCGCGAGAAGAAGACCAATTCATTCGACGATTTCGCCGCCGCGGGCCGCGCCCTGATCGAAGCAAAATACACCAGCGCCAAACGCCTCGTCGGCCATGGCGGCAGCGCCGGCGGCATGCTGATGGGAGCTAGCGCTAACCGGGCGGGCGAATTGTTTGCCGGCATCGTCGCCGAAGTGCCGTTCGTCGATGTGTTGAATACCATGCTCGACGACACGCTGCCGCTGACGCCACCGGAATGGCCGGAATGGGGCAACCCGATCGAGAGCGAAAAGGATTTTCGCACCATATTGTCGTACTCACCCTACGACAATATCGCGGCGAAGGAATATCCCGCTGTGCTCGCGATGGGCGGATTGACCGATCCGCGCGTCACCTATTGGGAGCCGGCGAAATGGATCGCGCGGTTGCGCGCAACCATGACCGGCGGCGGGCCGGTGCTGTTGCGCACCAACATGGGCGCCGGCCACGGCGGCGCGTCGGGCCGGTTCAACCGGCTCGATGAAGTCGCGATCGCCTATGCGTTCGCGCTGTGGGCGGTGGGGCTGGCGGAGAAGGGTGAGGTTTGA
- the araD gene encoding L-arabinonate dehydratase: protein MSNKKNPADLRSARWFAPDDLRAFGHRSRAMQMGYAPEEWKGRPVIAILNTWSDAQPCHMHFKSRVDDVKRGILMAGGFPMELPALSLSESFLKPTTMLYRNMLAMDAEELLRGHPVDGVVLMGGCDKTTPGLLLGATSMNLPTIYLPAGPMLRGNWKGKTLGSGSDAWKYWDERRAGKISDKDWVDVEAGIARSYGTCMTMGTASTMTAIAESIGMTLPGASSIPAADAGHIRMASECGRRIVEMVWEDLTPEKVQTRKAFENAITVAMAMGCSTNAIIHLIAQARRAGQDIGLDDFEKASRQVPVIANVRPSGDKYLMEDFFYAGGLPGLMSRIKQHLHLDVMTVTGQTLGENIARAEVYNDDVIRTVKDPIYKEGALAVLKGNLAPDGCVIKPSACEPRFLKHTGPALVFDDYPSLKKAIDDPNLDVTADHVLILRNAGPQGGPGMPEWGMLPIPTKLVKQGVRDMVRLSDARMSGTSYGACILHVSPESYIGGPLALVRTGDKITLDVNARTINLDVPEAELAMRRAEWKAPEPRYERGYGWMFTRHIKQANEGCDFDFLETGFGAPVSEPPIY, encoded by the coding sequence ATGAGCAACAAGAAGAACCCCGCTGATCTCCGCAGCGCGCGCTGGTTCGCGCCTGATGATCTCCGCGCCTTCGGCCACCGCTCGCGCGCCATGCAGATGGGCTACGCGCCGGAGGAATGGAAGGGCCGGCCCGTCATCGCGATCCTCAACACCTGGTCGGATGCGCAGCCCTGTCACATGCATTTCAAGAGCCGCGTCGACGACGTCAAGCGCGGCATCCTGATGGCGGGCGGTTTCCCGATGGAGCTGCCGGCGCTGTCGCTGTCGGAATCGTTTCTGAAGCCGACCACCATGCTCTACCGCAACATGTTGGCGATGGATGCCGAGGAACTGCTGCGCGGCCATCCGGTCGATGGCGTGGTGCTGATGGGTGGCTGCGACAAAACCACGCCCGGCCTGCTGCTCGGTGCTACCAGCATGAACCTGCCGACGATCTATCTGCCGGCCGGGCCGATGCTGCGCGGCAACTGGAAGGGCAAGACGCTGGGTTCGGGCTCGGACGCCTGGAAATACTGGGACGAGCGCCGCGCGGGGAAAATCTCCGACAAGGACTGGGTTGACGTCGAGGCCGGCATCGCCCGCAGCTACGGCACCTGCATGACCATGGGCACCGCGTCGACCATGACGGCGATTGCGGAATCGATCGGCATGACGCTGCCGGGCGCGTCCTCGATACCGGCCGCCGATGCTGGCCACATCCGTATGGCCTCCGAATGCGGCCGCCGCATCGTCGAGATGGTGTGGGAGGACCTGACGCCGGAGAAGGTCCAGACCCGAAAAGCCTTCGAGAACGCGATCACGGTCGCGATGGCGATGGGCTGCTCGACCAATGCGATCATCCATCTGATCGCGCAGGCGCGCCGCGCCGGCCAGGACATCGGGCTCGACGATTTCGAGAAAGCCAGCCGCCAGGTGCCCGTGATCGCCAATGTGCGCCCGAGCGGCGACAAATATCTGATGGAAGATTTCTTCTATGCCGGCGGCCTGCCGGGCCTGATGAGCCGCATCAAGCAGCATCTGCATCTCGACGTCATGACGGTCACTGGACAGACGCTCGGCGAGAACATCGCGCGCGCCGAAGTCTATAATGACGACGTTATCCGAACCGTGAAGGATCCGATCTACAAGGAGGGCGCGCTTGCGGTGCTCAAGGGCAATCTCGCGCCTGATGGCTGCGTGATCAAGCCGAGCGCCTGCGAGCCGCGCTTCCTCAAGCACACCGGGCCGGCGCTGGTGTTCGACGATTATCCTTCGCTGAAGAAGGCGATCGACGATCCCAATCTCGACGTCACGGCGGATCACGTGCTGATCCTGCGCAATGCCGGCCCGCAAGGAGGGCCGGGCATGCCAGAATGGGGCATGCTGCCGATCCCGACCAAACTGGTGAAGCAGGGCGTGCGCGACATGGTGCGGTTGTCAGATGCGCGCATGAGCGGCACCAGCTACGGCGCCTGCATCCTGCATGTGTCGCCGGAATCCTACATCGGCGGCCCGCTGGCGCTGGTGCGAACCGGCGACAAGATCACGCTCGACGTTAACGCCCGGACCATCAACCTCGATGTGCCGGAGGCCGAGCTCGCAATGCGTCGCGCCGAATGGAAGGCGCCGGAGCCGCGTTACGAGCGCGGCTATGGCTGGATGTTCACCCGCCACATCAAGCAGGCCAATGAAGGCTGCGACTTCGATTTTCTGGAAACCGGATTTGGAGCGCCGGTGAGTGAGCCGCCGATTTACTGA
- a CDS encoding ABC transporter permease: protein MTTITATDAPKSRIDLTRPILWLFAAFMIVLIVLPLSWLAVFAFTDKARHPTLQNFVTLFTDPAFLDPLLTTAIIATTSAVACCLVAAPIGWLVSRTDMPGRQIIRALVTASFVTPPFLGAVAWELLAAPNSGMLNQLYRYLTGAEDPLFDIYSLTGLIFVISCYTFPFVFVLVANALDNMPGELEDASAILGGKAWTTARRVTIPLALPALVAGALIAFLQAMTLFGSPAILALPAGFHTMTTKIWSLFQYPPKLELAAAAAVPLLVLTILLLQGQKFLLGRRGYSVLGGKYGPPRPIEMGPWRWAALAFCLLVLLNPVFLPYFALLNAAFSPNATTLVTPSTATLHNVVFVFTELSSTRLALKNTVILGASTATIGTILALVVAYVTTRRVIASHRMLGFLATAPVAVPGIVLGVGLFLSYTRPPFVLYGTLWILLLAFLTINLPSAYQQLQAAFATIHPELEDASRILGASRLQSLRQITAPLLRTGVIATWCFIFIGVMRELSAAIVLFTSQTKVLSVLIYDLNESGDLAAISVLGIAMLVITFTVVLAVNRIPMFGGGAGAKLRNS, encoded by the coding sequence ATGACCACCATCACCGCCACCGACGCTCCAAAATCGCGCATCGACCTCACCCGCCCGATCCTGTGGCTGTTCGCAGCCTTCATGATCGTGCTGATCGTGCTGCCGCTGTCGTGGCTGGCGGTCTTTGCATTCACCGACAAGGCGCGGCATCCGACGCTGCAGAATTTCGTCACGCTGTTCACCGACCCCGCTTTCCTCGATCCATTGCTGACGACGGCGATCATCGCCACCACTTCGGCGGTGGCCTGCTGCCTTGTCGCCGCCCCGATCGGCTGGCTGGTGTCGCGCACGGACATGCCGGGGCGGCAGATCATCCGCGCGCTAGTGACGGCTTCCTTCGTGACACCGCCGTTTCTGGGCGCGGTGGCCTGGGAACTGCTGGCGGCGCCCAATAGCGGCATGCTGAATCAGCTCTATCGTTACCTCACCGGCGCCGAAGATCCCTTGTTCGACATCTATTCGCTGACCGGGCTGATCTTTGTGATCTCCTGCTACACGTTTCCATTTGTGTTCGTGCTGGTCGCCAATGCGCTCGACAACATGCCGGGCGAACTGGAAGACGCCTCCGCCATTCTCGGCGGCAAGGCCTGGACCACGGCGCGACGCGTCACGATTCCGCTCGCGCTGCCGGCGCTGGTCGCCGGCGCGCTGATCGCGTTCCTGCAGGCGATGACGCTGTTCGGGTCGCCTGCGATCCTGGCGCTGCCGGCCGGCTTCCACACCATGACGACGAAGATCTGGAGCCTGTTCCAGTATCCGCCAAAGCTCGAACTAGCTGCTGCCGCCGCCGTGCCGCTGCTGGTGCTGACGATCCTGCTGCTGCAGGGCCAGAAATTTTTGCTCGGCCGCCGCGGCTACTCCGTGCTCGGCGGCAAATATGGCCCGCCGCGGCCGATCGAAATGGGGCCATGGCGTTGGGCCGCGCTGGCGTTCTGCCTCCTCGTGCTGCTCAACCCGGTGTTCCTGCCCTATTTCGCGCTGCTCAACGCGGCGTTCTCGCCGAACGCGACCACGCTGGTGACGCCGTCGACGGCGACGCTGCATAACGTCGTCTTCGTTTTCACCGAATTGTCGTCGACCCGGCTTGCCCTGAAGAACACGGTGATCCTGGGTGCATCGACGGCGACGATCGGCACGATTCTCGCGCTCGTGGTCGCCTATGTCACGACCCGCCGCGTGATCGCGAGCCATCGCATGCTCGGCTTTCTCGCCACCGCCCCGGTGGCCGTGCCCGGCATCGTGCTCGGCGTCGGATTGTTCTTGAGCTACACGCGGCCGCCCTTCGTGCTCTATGGCACGCTGTGGATCCTGCTGCTGGCATTTCTCACCATCAACCTCCCTTCGGCCTATCAGCAATTGCAGGCGGCGTTCGCGACCATTCATCCCGAACTGGAGGACGCCAGCCGCATTCTCGGCGCGAGCCGGCTGCAATCGCTGCGCCAGATCACCGCGCCCTTGTTGCGCACCGGCGTGATCGCGACCTGGTGCTTCATCTTCATCGGCGTGATGCGGGAGTTATCTGCGGCGATCGTGCTGTTCACCTCGCAGACCAAGGTGCTGTCGGTTTTGATCTACGACCTCAACGAAAGCGGCGACCTCGCCGCGATCTCGGTGCTTGGCATCGCGATGCTGGTGATCACCTTTACGGTGGTGCTCGCGGTGAACCGGATCCCGATGTTCGGCGGCGGCGCCGGGGCGAAGTTGCGGAACAGTTAG
- a CDS encoding response regulator, whose translation MAKILVVDDDVAVQVTIRLLLERAGHSVVTAGDGRKGLALCQSGDFDLLFLDIFMPGMDGFETMRMVRQQRPYMPIIVISGRPISSEADSAPDFLTMATKLGAISSLQKPFRPADLLAAVTGCLEAAERGSPPRPAVLRAPRNAP comes from the coding sequence TTGGCAAAGATACTCGTCGTGGATGACGATGTGGCGGTCCAGGTGACCATCCGTCTGCTGCTGGAACGCGCCGGGCATAGCGTGGTCACCGCCGGTGACGGGCGAAAGGGCTTGGCATTGTGCCAGAGCGGAGATTTCGATTTGCTGTTCCTCGACATTTTTATGCCTGGAATGGACGGATTTGAAACCATGCGGATGGTTCGTCAGCAGCGGCCGTACATGCCGATTATCGTCATCTCCGGCCGGCCGATCTCGTCCGAAGCGGACTCGGCGCCCGACTTTCTGACCATGGCGACCAAGCTCGGAGCGATTTCCAGTCTGCAGAAGCCGTTCCGGCCGGCCGACCTTCTGGCTGCCGTCACGGGCTGCCTGGAAGCCGCCGAACGTGGCTCGCCGCCACGCCCCGCGGTGTTGCGTGCTCCCCGTAATGCACCATAG